From a single Stackebrandtia endophytica genomic region:
- a CDS encoding AAA family ATPase yields the protein MSDSRLIVLSGLPGTGKTSAASLLANRLRVVHLSIDAVEESIMAAGLPPGWTVGVAAYEAVRTMAELNLSLGHDVVVDAVNDSEDARQTWRHAARNTRSRLIFVHLICSDAAEHRRRLTGRDRGFVHVTEPEWSTVVRRRRDYAPWRDAPPTIDTTGRTVDQVVDDVIARLGIAPSGT from the coding sequence TTGAGTGACAGCCGGCTGATCGTGTTGTCCGGTCTTCCCGGAACCGGGAAGACCAGCGCCGCGTCCTTGCTCGCCAACCGCCTGAGAGTCGTTCACCTGTCGATCGACGCAGTCGAGGAGTCGATCATGGCGGCGGGGCTGCCACCGGGATGGACGGTCGGGGTCGCGGCGTACGAGGCGGTGCGCACGATGGCGGAGCTGAACCTGTCGCTGGGGCATGATGTCGTGGTCGACGCGGTCAACGACAGCGAGGACGCCAGGCAGACATGGCGTCACGCCGCCCGGAACACACGGTCCCGGCTCATCTTCGTCCATCTCATATGCTCGGATGCCGCAGAGCATCGTCGACGGCTGACGGGTCGCGATCGCGGGTTCGTCCACGTGACCGAACCGGAATGGTCGACCGTGGTGAGACGTCGTCGCGACTACGCGCCCTGGCGGGATGCGCCCCCGACAATCGACACCACCGGTCGGACGGTGGATCAGGTTGTGGACGATGTCATCGCTCGCCTGGGGATCGCCCCCTCGGGGACGTGA
- a CDS encoding DUF3885 domain-containing protein, whose protein sequence is MSEMEGRQLDDLWRRRRSAGPPIGHLLRSQYPDVWVRFHSLPQSRRYPENEADYTELLHRHNTVATELFADTEVLLVRSMFRPTDVVPETADFAHWSSVMIQDDPDPLFRSWSRLFWRWLHWRWGVLDTLLREVADDREGGLCVTDVEPRRIYRPYDGGACAVGVVDRTGPTAPPQPQPAVSSPVRPMNRRSTCSLSTCHHLMVYPGTES, encoded by the coding sequence ATGTCCGAAATGGAGGGCCGGCAGCTGGACGATCTCTGGCGGCGACGCCGTTCGGCCGGCCCGCCCATCGGCCACCTGCTTCGATCCCAGTACCCCGATGTGTGGGTTCGATTCCACAGCCTGCCGCAATCACGCCGCTACCCCGAAAACGAAGCCGACTACACCGAGCTGCTCCACCGCCACAACACGGTGGCAACCGAACTGTTCGCCGACACCGAGGTCCTTCTCGTCCGCTCCATGTTCCGTCCCACCGACGTGGTGCCCGAGACGGCCGACTTCGCCCATTGGTCCAGTGTGATGATCCAGGACGATCCGGATCCGTTGTTTCGCAGTTGGTCTCGTCTGTTCTGGCGGTGGCTCCACTGGCGGTGGGGCGTGTTGGACACCCTGCTGCGGGAGGTCGCCGACGATCGAGAAGGCGGTCTCTGCGTCACCGACGTCGAACCACGCCGCATCTATCGGCCCTACGACGGCGGAGCCTGTGCTGTCGGCGTCGTCGATCGAACGGGACCGACTGCGCCGCCTCAACCACAACCGGCTGTCTCGTCACCCGTCCGGCCGATGAACCGCCGATCCACGTGTAGCCTGAGCACATGCCACCACCTGATGGTCTACCCCGGTACCGAGTCCTGA
- a CDS encoding DUF1737 domain-containing protein, giving the protein MPPPDGLPRYRVLTGPDDAGFCRRVSEALDLGYHLYEGPSAAFDRENLILAQALIWPDDAASTTGDT; this is encoded by the coding sequence ATGCCACCACCTGATGGTCTACCCCGGTACCGAGTCCTGACCGGCCCGGACGACGCCGGATTCTGTCGACGGGTGAGCGAGGCCCTCGACTTGGGCTATCACCTCTACGAAGGACCCTCCGCCGCCTTCGACCGTGAGAACCTCATCCTGGCTCAAGCTCTGATCTGGCCGGATGACGCCGCATCGACGACCGGCGACACATGA
- a CDS encoding serine hydrolase domain-containing protein codes for MSGPFVPVYSIAKVYTAAAILSVVDIDDAIGSRLPDLSPEVASLSIRDILSHRSGLNDYFAWPDYRAAVAADEDPWPVSAVVDRAEVSTRNRFGYSNIGYLLLRLTLERVTRKPFFDALDELVLRPLKVTARPFDDRTDWRHCDHPEVTEKLRRYHPGWVYPGTFLARVEDAAAGIGRLMAGGLGTEVPTAMTRAFPVDAPGHPLSPSGYGLGLMTRGFPPTVVGHGGGGPGFSLFAATTVDGSRSAGMVTTNEGENLDLIAECVARVEAGKQNGPP; via the coding sequence ATGAGCGGGCCCTTCGTTCCGGTCTACAGCATCGCGAAGGTGTACACCGCCGCGGCGATCCTGTCCGTCGTGGACATCGACGACGCGATCGGCTCACGACTGCCCGACCTGTCCCCCGAGGTCGCGTCACTGTCCATCCGAGACATCCTGTCGCATCGTTCAGGACTGAACGACTACTTCGCCTGGCCCGACTACCGCGCCGCCGTCGCCGCCGATGAGGACCCCTGGCCGGTCTCGGCAGTCGTCGACCGTGCCGAGGTGTCGACGCGGAACCGTTTCGGCTACTCCAACATCGGCTACCTGCTCCTGCGGTTGACGTTGGAGCGGGTGACCCGAAAGCCCTTTTTCGACGCCCTAGACGAGTTGGTGTTGCGGCCGTTGAAGGTGACGGCCCGCCCGTTTGACGACCGAACCGACTGGCGGCACTGCGATCACCCCGAGGTCACCGAGAAGCTACGTCGCTACCACCCGGGATGGGTGTACCCGGGGACGTTTCTCGCCCGCGTCGAGGACGCCGCCGCAGGTATCGGCAGGCTGATGGCGGGAGGCCTCGGGACCGAGGTTCCCACGGCGATGACGCGTGCGTTCCCGGTGGACGCCCCTGGGCATCCGCTGTCCCCCAGCGGTTACGGCCTCGGATTGATGACCAGGGGATTCCCGCCCACGGTGGTGGGTCACGGCGGAGGAGGGCCGGGCTTCTCACTGTTCGCCGCGACGACCGTCGACGGTTCCCGTTCAGCCGGGATGGTGACGACGAATGAGGGAGAGAACCTCGACCTCATCGCCGAATGCGTGGCGCGGGTCGAGGCCGGGAAGCAAAACGGTCCACCATAG
- a CDS encoding acetyltransferase, with translation MSDEIEIRPCAGTTEWPRLVEVWRSAVEATHDFLTPDDVEYFESRLASDYLPQVDLTVATVAGEIVGFVGLADGGLEMLFVEDEHRGRGIGTLLLRDALARSATLRVDVNEQNERALGFYLRHGFHRVGRSATDQDGRPYPILHLEYREPPP, from the coding sequence ATGAGCGACGAGATCGAGATCCGTCCCTGCGCGGGAACCACCGAGTGGCCCCGACTGGTCGAGGTCTGGCGCAGTGCGGTGGAGGCCACCCACGACTTCCTGACACCCGACGACGTCGAGTATTTCGAGAGCCGTCTGGCGAGCGACTATCTACCGCAGGTGGATCTCACCGTCGCGACCGTCGCGGGCGAGATCGTGGGGTTCGTCGGACTCGCCGACGGCGGCCTGGAGATGCTGTTCGTCGAAGACGAGCACCGGGGGCGGGGCATCGGAACCCTATTGCTGCGGGACGCGCTGGCCAGGTCGGCGACGTTGCGGGTCGACGTCAACGAGCAGAACGAACGGGCGCTCGGTTTCTATCTGCGGCACGGCTTCCACCGCGTGGGCCGAAGCGCGACCGACCAGGACGGAAGACCGTATCCGATCCTGCACCTGGAGTATCGCGAACCGCCACCGTGA
- a CDS encoding class I SAM-dependent methyltransferase, with protein sequence MSFDDPLVADVYDPLNGTRDDLDLFRRLVERRQPKRVIDLGCGTGVLAVELAESGREVIGIDPAEAMLAIARNRPGGDRVRWIRGDATAIDVIDVDMAILTAHSAQEIIEDTEWDATLSALRAAMRSGGVLAFDNLDPRARAWESWRPDRVGRRELPGYGVVEFWHRVDEFTDGVVHMESGFRVPSLGEERLIAGKMRFRTREELTESLERAGFAVEAMYADHNGRPVDDSPDELIVIATAALFD encoded by the coding sequence ATGAGCTTCGACGACCCGCTGGTGGCCGACGTCTACGACCCGCTGAACGGCACCCGTGACGACCTGGACCTGTTTCGCAGGTTGGTGGAGCGCCGTCAACCGAAGCGGGTGATCGACCTCGGCTGCGGGACCGGGGTGTTGGCGGTGGAGTTGGCCGAGTCGGGACGCGAGGTCATCGGGATCGACCCCGCCGAGGCGATGTTGGCGATCGCTCGGAACCGCCCCGGTGGTGACCGGGTTCGGTGGATTCGGGGGGACGCGACGGCGATCGACGTCATCGACGTCGACATGGCGATCCTGACCGCCCACTCGGCGCAGGAGATCATCGAGGACACCGAGTGGGACGCCACCTTGTCGGCGTTGCGGGCCGCGATGCGATCGGGCGGGGTGCTGGCGTTCGACAATCTCGATCCCCGGGCCCGCGCCTGGGAGTCGTGGCGACCCGACCGGGTCGGTCGACGTGAGCTCCCTGGGTACGGGGTCGTCGAGTTCTGGCATCGGGTTGACGAGTTCACCGACGGTGTCGTCCACATGGAGTCTGGTTTCCGGGTGCCGAGCCTGGGCGAGGAACGCCTGATCGCCGGGAAGATGCGGTTTCGCACCCGGGAGGAGTTGACCGAGTCGTTGGAGCGGGCCGGTTTCGCCGTCGAGGCGATGTATGCCGACCATAATGGACGCCCGGTTGACGACTCGCCCGACGAACTGATCGTGATCGCGACGGCCGCCTTATTCGATTGA
- a CDS encoding class I SAM-dependent methyltransferase produces the protein MTDPIFAHHRLAELYDPLDPDRSDLDVYADMVAEFGADSVLDIGCGTGTFACLLAGRDVEVTGVDPASASLDVARRKPLADRVTWIQGDATTLPPLQVDLAFMTANVAQVFLTDADWLATLAGAKAALRPGGRLVFETRDVTKRAWENWNRPPATTTIEGIDTVEVWSEVLSVDLPLVSFRWSYRFASDGEVIVSDSTLRFRERDEVGEQLVQSGFVVEEIRDAPDRPGYEFVFIARSR, from the coding sequence ATGACCGACCCGATCTTCGCCCACCACCGTCTCGCCGAGCTCTACGACCCGCTCGACCCCGACCGCAGTGACCTGGACGTCTATGCGGACATGGTGGCGGAGTTCGGTGCCGATTCGGTGCTGGACATCGGGTGTGGAACCGGCACCTTCGCGTGCCTGCTCGCCGGTCGGGACGTCGAGGTCACCGGTGTCGACCCGGCGTCGGCCTCACTGGATGTCGCACGCCGCAAACCGCTCGCCGACCGGGTCACCTGGATCCAGGGGGACGCTACGACGCTGCCACCGCTTCAGGTCGACCTGGCGTTCATGACCGCGAACGTCGCTCAGGTGTTCCTGACCGACGCCGACTGGTTGGCGACACTCGCCGGCGCCAAGGCGGCGCTGCGGCCGGGCGGACGACTGGTGTTCGAAACCCGTGATGTGACCAAACGGGCCTGGGAGAACTGGAATCGGCCACCGGCGACGACGACGATCGAGGGGATCGACACCGTGGAGGTGTGGTCCGAAGTATTGAGTGTGGACCTGCCGCTGGTGTCGTTTCGGTGGAGCTACCGGTTCGCCTCCGACGGCGAGGTCATCGTCTCGGATTCCACACTCCGATTCCGCGAGCGGGACGAGGTCGGCGAACAACTGGTCCAATCCGGATTCGTTGTCGAGGAGATCCGGGACGCGCCCGACCGACCCGGCTACGAATTCGTGTTCATCGCCCGATCCCGGTGA
- a CDS encoding LppU/SCO3897 family protein: protein MLLVSGLVTAGAIIALNTTKPAVGDCLASTRITISGGMEMVDCSDPSAKYEVVAYTTSYAGQSLCHGFPEGERHHYSNRGDLRWEICVVPL, encoded by the coding sequence ATGTTGCTGGTTTCTGGACTAGTCACGGCGGGCGCGATCATAGCCCTCAACACGACCAAGCCCGCCGTCGGCGACTGTCTGGCCAGTACGCGCATAACCATCAGCGGCGGGATGGAGATGGTTGACTGTTCCGACCCCTCTGCCAAGTACGAGGTCGTCGCTTACACCACCTCCTATGCGGGGCAGAGCCTCTGCCACGGCTTCCCCGAGGGGGAGCGCCATCACTATTCCAACAGGGGCGACCTGCGCTGGGAGATCTGTGTGGTGCCGCTCTGA
- a CDS encoding NAD(P)-dependent alcohol dehydrogenase yields the protein MDVQGAVVRGQGQPFELATLQLDEPRPDEVRVKITASGVCHTDAIVRDQVYPTPLPAVLGHEGAGIVEAVGSDVDFVAVGDHVVLGFNHCGVCRLCRRGRPAYCEYLYERNFGGTRPDGSVAFSEDGKAVSSHFFGQSSFASHVNAARNSVVKVPDEVPLELLGPLGCGFGTGAGAILNSFGVRPGDTVAVFGSGAVGSAAIMAAAAVGAGAIVAVDLIDSRLEVATELGATHTVNSKTDDLAAAVADITGGIGLDFALDCTGIPAVTRQAADSLGKLGTAGLVGAPPFGAEASFEIGESLMKGWRFQTIIEGDAIPQDFIPRMIGLWRQGRFPLEKLVKSFPIADINEAFDASARGEVIKPILTF from the coding sequence GTGGACGTACAAGGTGCGGTCGTACGCGGCCAAGGTCAACCATTCGAACTGGCCACACTCCAACTCGATGAGCCACGTCCCGACGAGGTTCGCGTCAAGATCACCGCCAGCGGCGTGTGCCACACCGACGCGATCGTCCGGGATCAGGTGTATCCGACCCCGCTTCCGGCTGTCCTCGGCCACGAGGGTGCCGGCATCGTGGAGGCCGTGGGAAGTGACGTCGACTTCGTCGCCGTCGGCGATCACGTCGTTCTCGGGTTCAACCACTGTGGAGTGTGCCGGCTGTGTCGACGTGGCCGCCCCGCCTATTGCGAGTACCTGTACGAACGCAACTTCGGAGGGACCCGCCCCGACGGCAGCGTCGCCTTCAGCGAGGACGGTAAGGCCGTCTCCTCCCACTTCTTCGGGCAATCGTCATTCGCCTCCCACGTCAACGCCGCGCGAAACAGCGTCGTGAAGGTTCCCGACGAGGTCCCCTTGGAGTTGTTGGGGCCGTTGGGATGCGGGTTCGGCACCGGTGCGGGCGCGATCTTGAACTCCTTCGGAGTCCGTCCCGGCGACACCGTGGCGGTGTTCGGGTCCGGCGCGGTCGGTAGCGCCGCCATCATGGCGGCGGCGGCCGTCGGGGCCGGCGCCATCGTCGCCGTCGACCTGATCGACTCACGACTCGAGGTCGCCACTGAGCTAGGCGCCACTCACACCGTGAACTCCAAGACCGACGACCTGGCGGCCGCCGTCGCCGACATCACCGGCGGCATCGGCCTCGACTTCGCGCTCGACTGCACCGGTATTCCGGCGGTCACTCGGCAGGCCGCCGACTCCCTGGGCAAGCTGGGTACCGCGGGCCTGGTGGGCGCGCCACCGTTCGGTGCGGAGGCGTCCTTCGAGATCGGGGAGTCGTTGATGAAGGGCTGGCGTTTCCAGACCATCATCGAGGGCGACGCGATTCCGCAGGACTTCATTCCGCGGATGATCGGTCTGTGGCGACAGGGCAGGTTCCCGCTGGAGAAGTTGGTGAAGTCCTTCCCCATCGCCGACATCAACGAGGCCTTCGACGCGTCGGCACGCGGTGAGGTGATCAAACCGATCCTGACCTTCTGA
- the ygiD gene encoding 4,5-DOPA dioxygenase extradiol — translation MPAAFLGHGNPMNALDDNRYTQAWRAFGRSVPRPRAILMISAHWYTNATAVTAMPRPRTIHDFYGFPQELFDVQYPAPGAPDVAEQVADVVKPTWVGQDVDSWGIDHGAWSVLLHAFPDASIPVIQLSLNASKDFDHHLELGRKLAPLRRQGVLIIGSGNIVHNLRTVDFAQSDSGYDWARRFDDRAREVLEADPTGVAALDGDPDFRRAVPTPDHYLPLLYIAGLADARPLDLLVDGHVAGSISMSAYTLGLDRDLASSVGDEPAADLPEGFPVLDSNL, via the coding sequence ATGCCGGCCGCGTTCCTCGGGCACGGTAATCCGATGAACGCCTTGGACGACAACCGCTACACCCAGGCGTGGCGAGCGTTCGGACGATCGGTGCCCCGGCCTCGGGCGATTCTGATGATCTCCGCCCACTGGTACACCAACGCCACCGCCGTCACCGCGATGCCTCGACCACGCACCATCCACGACTTCTACGGGTTTCCGCAGGAGCTGTTCGACGTGCAGTATCCGGCGCCGGGCGCCCCCGATGTCGCCGAACAGGTCGCCGACGTGGTGAAACCGACCTGGGTCGGGCAGGACGTCGACAGTTGGGGAATCGACCACGGCGCCTGGTCGGTGCTGCTGCATGCGTTCCCGGACGCGTCGATCCCGGTGATCCAACTGTCGCTGAACGCCTCCAAGGACTTCGACCACCACTTGGAGCTCGGACGCAAGCTGGCACCGCTGCGCCGTCAGGGAGTCCTGATCATCGGCAGCGGAAACATCGTCCACAATCTGCGAACCGTCGACTTCGCGCAATCCGACTCCGGTTACGACTGGGCGCGGCGCTTCGACGACAGGGCCCGCGAAGTCCTGGAAGCCGACCCCACCGGGGTCGCGGCACTGGACGGTGACCCCGACTTCCGGCGCGCGGTACCGACGCCGGACCACTATCTTCCGCTGCTGTACATCGCCGGTCTCGCCGACGCCCGACCACTCGACCTGCTCGTCGACGGGCATGTCGCGGGCTCGATATCGATGAGTGCTTACACGCTCGGCCTGGACCGGGACCTCGCCAGCTCGGTGGGCGACGAGCCGGCGGCCGACCTGCCCGAGGGTTTCCCGGTGTTGGATTCCAACCTCTGA
- the nhaA gene encoding Na+/H+ antiporter NhaA: MPETIPAMMQRHAPRRRRIDPDVLAAIVLACATLVALLWANLSDSYNAVWDLEAGFTVGDVDLSMTLGHWVNEALMAIFFFAVGLDVRRDLSIGELRQRERAILSVCGAVGGLIVPAAVFFLFTAGTAGAVVWGAVISTDTAFALGMLALVGPRNAPRLRVFLLTLAVVDDVGALSVIAIFYTDHLNLFALGGVAVGLGVIWLLQRNDVGRVTPYLAVGIVTWLAMYASGVHATLAGVLIALLIPVYPTSSRDVEAASRVVHLFRQAPVPKAARIARHSISQSISLNQRLGELLPPYVNFLIVPLFALANAGVILSGDMLSAAMTSYLTWGIVAGLVLGKLVGITFATELVQRLVPAARAPGLDLPRVAGIAALAGMGFTISLLVVDIGLTDPQLRDEARMGVLLASFIALGVAWLIFKVSSWLKPLPLPTGIKLQRGIDGSRDHMTGPAKATSSIVVYTAMSSAYRNRTAEAIAEVKTHLGDKVNVVYRHHTDTDEELTMAIMLEAAGAQRKFWELHDAIIARRAPVGDEDLVDLAEEAGLHTARFLHDVNTYAHLARVDDDNLDAQAAGLPDSPVLYLDGVRLKGPANSWHIATVLQHNREKKPTDGQRPTLRCHQAFKLPVVASLCGSATTPAMCW; the protein is encoded by the coding sequence ATGCCAGAGACTATCCCGGCGATGATGCAGCGGCATGCGCCACGCCGCCGCCGCATCGATCCCGATGTATTGGCCGCCATCGTGTTGGCGTGCGCGACCTTGGTGGCTCTACTGTGGGCGAACCTCAGCGACAGCTACAACGCGGTGTGGGACCTGGAGGCAGGCTTCACCGTCGGTGACGTCGACCTGTCGATGACGTTGGGGCACTGGGTGAACGAGGCCCTGATGGCGATCTTCTTCTTCGCCGTCGGTCTGGACGTCCGTCGAGACCTCAGCATCGGTGAACTGCGGCAACGGGAACGCGCGATCCTGTCGGTGTGTGGAGCCGTCGGCGGTCTGATCGTGCCCGCCGCGGTGTTCTTCCTGTTCACCGCAGGCACCGCCGGAGCGGTCGTGTGGGGGGCGGTCATCTCCACCGACACGGCGTTCGCGCTGGGCATGCTCGCCCTGGTGGGTCCACGGAACGCGCCCCGCCTTCGGGTGTTCCTGTTGACGTTGGCCGTCGTCGACGATGTGGGCGCGCTGAGCGTGATCGCCATCTTCTACACCGATCACCTGAACCTGTTCGCGTTGGGCGGCGTCGCGGTCGGGCTGGGCGTCATCTGGCTGCTGCAACGCAACGACGTCGGCCGGGTCACCCCGTATCTGGCGGTCGGCATCGTCACCTGGCTGGCGATGTACGCCTCGGGCGTGCACGCGACACTGGCCGGAGTGCTGATCGCGCTGCTGATCCCGGTATACCCGACGAGTTCCCGCGATGTGGAGGCCGCCTCACGCGTGGTGCACCTGTTCCGACAGGCTCCGGTCCCCAAGGCCGCCCGCATCGCCCGCCACAGCATCAGTCAGTCGATCTCCCTGAACCAACGGCTGGGCGAACTGTTGCCGCCCTATGTGAACTTCCTGATCGTCCCGCTGTTCGCGCTGGCCAACGCCGGCGTCATCTTGTCGGGCGACATGTTGTCGGCGGCGATGACCTCATACCTCACGTGGGGAATCGTGGCCGGTCTGGTGTTGGGCAAGCTGGTGGGCATCACCTTCGCGACCGAACTGGTGCAACGGCTGGTGCCGGCGGCACGGGCACCGGGTCTCGACCTGCCTCGGGTCGCCGGTATCGCCGCGTTGGCGGGTATGGGATTCACGATCTCGCTGTTGGTGGTCGACATCGGTTTGACCGATCCCCAGCTTCGCGATGAGGCGCGCATGGGCGTGCTGTTGGCGTCGTTCATCGCCTTGGGGGTCGCCTGGTTGATCTTCAAGGTCAGCAGTTGGTTGAAGCCACTGCCGTTGCCGACCGGCATCAAGCTCCAGCGTGGAATCGACGGCAGCCGCGACCACATGACCGGACCGGCGAAGGCCACCTCCAGCATCGTCGTCTACACCGCGATGTCGTCGGCCTATCGCAACCGCACCGCCGAGGCGATCGCGGAGGTCAAGACACACCTGGGCGACAAGGTGAACGTGGTGTACCGCCATCACACCGACACCGACGAGGAGCTGACGATGGCGATCATGTTGGAGGCGGCGGGAGCGCAGCGGAAGTTCTGGGAGCTGCACGACGCGATCATCGCGCGACGTGCTCCGGTGGGCGATGAGGATCTGGTGGATCTCGCCGAGGAGGCCGGGCTGCATACGGCGCGGTTCCTCCACGACGTGAACACCTACGCGCATCTCGCCCGGGTGGACGACGACAACCTGGACGCCCAGGCCGCCGGACTGCCCGACTCCCCGGTCCTGTATCTGGACGGGGTCAGGTTGAAGGGGCCCGCCAACTCATGGCATATCGCCACGGTGTTGCAGCACAACCGGGAGAAGAAGCCGACCGACGGTCAGCGACCGACCTTACGCTGCCACCAGGCCTTCAAGCTGCCGGTCGTGGCCTCCTTGTGTGGGTCGGCGACGACGCCGGCGATGTGCTGGTAG